Proteins found in one Nitratiruptor sp. SB155-2 genomic segment:
- the pyrC gene encoding dihydroorotase, whose protein sequence is MQIRLESPLDMHLHLRDGAMLQTVAPLSAKSFSGAIVMPNLVPPITDIEMVQSYKKRIEEAIGEERFEAYMTLFFKPSYSYDFLYQARPYITAIKLYPAGITTNSQDGVDNFSIDALAPTLEAMSELGIPLCVHGETNGFVMDREAEFIPIYEKIARKFPNLKIIMEHITTKEAVDALMQYENLYATITLHHLYITLDDVAGGLLQPHLFCKPIAKRPEDRMALRKVAFMAHPKVMFGSDSAPHPREKKEAPGCAAGVFTAPIALQALAQIFEEAGVLENLQLFVSDNARKIYGITPPKKEVTLEKVPFDVPSSYNDVVPMFAERELSWSITSVQ, encoded by the coding sequence ATGCAAATAAGGCTTGAGTCTCCTCTGGATATGCATCTGCATCTAAGAGATGGTGCAATGCTTCAGACGGTGGCTCCGCTTTCTGCAAAAAGTTTCAGCGGCGCCATCGTTATGCCAAATCTCGTACCTCCGATAACGGATATTGAGATGGTGCAATCCTACAAAAAAAGGATTGAAGAAGCCATTGGCGAAGAGCGGTTTGAAGCCTATATGACTCTTTTTTTCAAGCCCTCCTATAGCTACGACTTTTTGTATCAGGCAAGGCCATATATTACAGCGATCAAGCTCTATCCGGCGGGTATAACCACAAACAGTCAAGATGGTGTGGATAATTTCAGTATCGATGCTTTGGCCCCGACGCTTGAAGCGATGAGCGAACTTGGGATTCCCCTTTGTGTGCATGGTGAAACGAATGGCTTTGTCATGGACAGGGAAGCGGAGTTCATTCCTATTTACGAAAAAATTGCTAGAAAATTTCCAAATCTAAAGATTATCATGGAACACATTACAACCAAAGAGGCGGTTGATGCGCTGATGCAGTATGAAAATCTCTATGCCACGATAACGTTGCATCATCTCTATATTACGTTAGATGATGTAGCGGGAGGACTTTTGCAGCCACATCTGTTCTGCAAGCCCATCGCAAAGCGTCCAGAAGATCGAATGGCTTTAAGAAAAGTAGCCTTTATGGCCCATCCAAAAGTGATGTTCGGCAGTGACAGTGCACCCCACCCAAGAGAGAAAAAGGAGGCTCCGGGATGTGCTGCAGGTGTATTCACAGCACCCATCGCACTTCAAGCTCTTGCCCAGATTTTTGAAGAGGCAGGAGTTCTTGAAAACTTACAGTTGTTCGTAAGTGACAATGCACGAAAAATTTACGGTATTACACCACCGAAAAAAGAAGTCACGCTTGAAAAGGTGCCTTTTGATGTGCCATCCAGTTACAACGATGTAGTTCCAATGTTTGCAGAGAGAGAACTTTCTTGGAGTATAACAAGTGTCCAATAA
- a CDS encoding phosphomannomutase/phosphoglucomutase: MESIFREYDIRGIFQKELNVDIVKKIGYFLAQEVNGEYIAVGYDARLSSPTLFSWLTSGINKAGKKVLGMGMVPTGVNYFSNFVSFEIAGRKVVPSASVMITGSHNPPEYNGFKITVEKKPFFAKQIKKLGQKVLSSDISIEDNDTFYAIPAKERYVDFMLKEFAHLKGFDQKIALDCGNGVAGVVLEPLFQALEFDYFGLYCEPDGNFPNHHPDPSEERNLKDLKKALADADIGFAYDGDADRIAVLTKKHNFKGDELAIIFARYMENPTVIGEVKCSQVMYDEINKRGRAIMYKTGHSNLKEKIAEVDADFAAEVSGHLFFNDRYFGFDDAIYATFRVIELIHQGVDLDKEIERLPKVYNTPEIKVQTTEECKFKIIDALKQVLQNPPHGFPTIKEIIDVDGLRIVFEEGWALVRASNTTPVLVTRFEAVSEEKAKEYEGKVMELVEKIKDDLCK; this comes from the coding sequence ATGGAATCGATCTTTAGAGAATACGATATAAGAGGCATTTTCCAAAAAGAGCTCAATGTTGATATTGTCAAAAAGATAGGCTACTTTTTGGCACAAGAGGTGAATGGAGAGTATATCGCTGTTGGATATGATGCAAGACTCTCTTCGCCAACACTCTTTTCCTGGCTCACCAGTGGTATCAATAAGGCTGGAAAGAAAGTGCTGGGCATGGGTATGGTGCCAACGGGCGTGAACTATTTTAGCAATTTTGTCTCTTTTGAAATAGCTGGGCGCAAAGTTGTGCCATCGGCTTCAGTAATGATCACCGGCTCTCACAATCCTCCTGAATATAACGGTTTTAAAATAACGGTAGAAAAAAAGCCCTTTTTTGCCAAACAGATCAAAAAGCTTGGCCAAAAGGTACTAAGCAGCGATATTTCGATAGAAGACAACGATACATTCTATGCCATTCCTGCTAAAGAGCGATATGTCGATTTTATGCTCAAAGAGTTCGCACATCTCAAAGGATTTGATCAAAAAATAGCTCTAGATTGCGGCAATGGCGTGGCTGGAGTTGTTCTTGAGCCTCTTTTTCAAGCGTTGGAGTTTGACTATTTCGGGCTCTATTGCGAGCCAGACGGCAATTTTCCGAACCACCATCCAGATCCGAGTGAAGAGAGGAATTTGAAAGATCTCAAAAAAGCTTTGGCAGATGCAGATATCGGTTTTGCCTATGACGGGGATGCAGACAGAATCGCGGTACTGACCAAAAAGCACAATTTCAAAGGGGACGAGCTTGCTATCATCTTTGCCAGATATATGGAAAATCCGACAGTTATAGGTGAAGTGAAATGCTCTCAAGTGATGTACGACGAGATTAACAAAAGAGGCCGAGCCATTATGTACAAAACGGGTCATAGCAATCTCAAAGAGAAGATTGCCGAAGTTGATGCCGATTTTGCCGCGGAAGTGAGTGGTCATCTCTTTTTTAACGATCGATATTTTGGATTTGATGATGCGATCTACGCAACGTTTCGGGTTATCGAGTTGATTCATCAAGGAGTCGATCTTGATAAGGAGATTGAGCGTTTGCCAAAGGTGTATAATACCCCTGAAATCAAAGTCCAAACCACGGAAGAGTGTAAATTTAAAATAATCGATGCACTGAAGCAAGTTTTGCAAAATCCTCCTCACGGTTTTCCGACTATCAAAGAGATCATCGATGTGGATGGACTGCGCATCGTTTTTGAGGAGGGATGGGCACTTGTTCGAGCGAGCAACACGACGCCGGTTTTGGTTACTCGATTTGAAGCGGTGAGCGAGGAAAAAGCCAAAGAGTATGAAGGAAAAGTGATGGAACTGGTTGAAAAGATAAAGGACGATCTATGCAAATAA
- a CDS encoding ammonium transporter, whose product MKIVLADNVFIFVSTAFVLLMSIPALALFYGGLTRVKSMLNTMMMVMVAFCLVSFLWIAFGYSLTFGEGTVIGDLKYIFLSGIKFDEPAPAAPNLYHYLFIFFQMTFAAITVALMAGAFVERLKFSAWILISVLWAILVYFPVAHWIWGGGWLSDLNVVDFAGGIVVHETSGLAALIGAIMLGRRKEPIMLPSSLPLVVIGTGLLWFGWFGFNGGSALGMNAQAISAAFNSTIAAFIAGFLWMGFEWIKYKKPTSLGLLTGIIAGLATITPASGFVDVGGSVIIGILGAVFCFGAVVFAKNRFKYDDSLDVFGVHGVGGIVGALMIGILAKPEIGGVKGIVYGGDLSQLWHQIVGLLVVGIYTIVLTFIIFKVVSFITGLRVSQEEEIMGLDEYIHGEKAYVKEY is encoded by the coding sequence ATGAAAATAGTGTTAGCGGACAATGTATTTATCTTCGTCTCTACAGCATTTGTTCTTTTGATGAGTATTCCAGCCCTCGCGCTCTTTTATGGTGGGCTTACGAGAGTAAAAAGTATGCTCAATACCATGATGATGGTGATGGTTGCCTTTTGTTTGGTAAGTTTTTTATGGATAGCCTTTGGATATTCCTTGACATTTGGTGAGGGTACAGTCATAGGGGATTTGAAGTACATCTTTTTATCTGGTATCAAGTTTGATGAGCCAGCACCCGCAGCACCAAATCTTTATCACTATCTTTTTATCTTTTTTCAGATGACTTTTGCTGCTATTACTGTCGCCCTTATGGCAGGTGCGTTTGTGGAAAGACTCAAATTCAGTGCCTGGATTTTGATAAGCGTGCTATGGGCAATACTCGTCTATTTTCCGGTGGCACACTGGATATGGGGTGGTGGATGGCTTAGCGATTTAAACGTCGTCGATTTTGCAGGAGGAATCGTTGTCCATGAGACCAGCGGTCTGGCGGCTTTAATCGGGGCAATAATGCTTGGTCGAAGAAAAGAGCCGATTATGCTTCCATCATCACTTCCTCTCGTAGTGATCGGTACAGGACTTTTGTGGTTTGGATGGTTCGGATTTAACGGCGGAAGTGCCCTTGGGATGAACGCTCAGGCTATCAGTGCGGCTTTCAACTCTACGATTGCGGCGTTTATTGCCGGATTTCTCTGGATGGGATTTGAGTGGATAAAGTATAAAAAACCGACATCTTTGGGACTGTTGACCGGAATAATTGCCGGTCTTGCTACGATTACGCCGGCAAGTGGTTTTGTAGATGTCGGGGGAAGTGTGATTATTGGCATATTGGGTGCAGTGTTCTGTTTCGGGGCGGTAGTTTTTGCGAAAAACCGATTTAAATACGATGATAGCCTGGATGTTTTCGGTGTTCACGGCGTCGGTGGAATCGTCGGAGCGTTGATGATAGGTATTTTGGCAAAACCGGAAATCGGAGGAGTCAAAGGCATAGTGTATGGTGGCGATTTGAGTCAACTATGGCATCAGATCGTCGGGCTTTTAGTTGTCGGCATATACACGATCGTCTTGACTTTTATTATCTTTAAAGTTGTCTCTTTCATAACAGGACTTCGAGTGAGTCAAGAAGAAGAGATCATGGGATTGGATGAGTATATCCACGGCGAAAAAGCATATGTGAAAGAGTATTAA
- a CDS encoding P-II family nitrogen regulator gives MKKVEAIIKPFKLDDVKEGLSEIGITGMTVTEVKGYGRQQGHSELYRGAEYVVDFLPKVKIEVIVPSDMVESVVETIMQNARTGKIGDGKIFVSDIEKVVRIRTGETDEEAI, from the coding sequence ATGAAAAAAGTGGAAGCGATCATCAAGCCCTTCAAACTCGATGATGTCAAAGAGGGGCTCAGTGAAATCGGTATTACCGGAATGACGGTAACGGAAGTGAAAGGGTACGGAAGACAGCAAGGTCACAGTGAATTGTATCGAGGGGCCGAATATGTGGTTGACTTTTTACCAAAGGTAAAAATAGAGGTCATTGTACCTTCGGATATGGTGGAGAGTGTCGTTGAAACGATTATGCAAAATGCACGCACCGGTAAGATTGGTGATGGGAAGATTTTTGTAAGCGATATCGAAAAAGTGGTTCGTATCCGAACGGGCGAAACGGACGAAGAAGCGATTTAG